From Argopecten irradians isolate NY chromosome 2, Ai_NY, whole genome shotgun sequence, the proteins below share one genomic window:
- the LOC138315351 gene encoding uncharacterized protein: protein MGTLVVITSAVLLLYIFCVSAYPQQANQQPQAFQVRLPDQQGNEIKTVGGEGDKKNIEYYNSLLKKRKAKVGTDEGSDKQLLKQRVKRKKKRSKLLQDSKLQINKNQAPVGLGNSQEFVQRANVLPQNNENKAVPVVVGVNSNTGGANNIVGGVNNIVGGAKIGDRANDNVGSVNNFEGGVNNNINDNKIKSNIPSAFKDDDNDALKRAENNNKVMNSRVKVIESLGAKEVPRQQDSVPVLPANIPRKSNQEREKPVDVVGGANMLNNPAPNNNFNQADPPEQSIQDHKPVESLNDNQAVAHDEVQDSHVEVVQKKDNVIHDSNNNGEVQGAGHVIHNQENNFQDNNRNWQPVNNNPPIQQQQRQQPNNKPKKQDSQRIMWDWSDFLINYEQYVMPEQKVRRAPHATSGEPWPLPQYYITSQTKLFRLDREKFHFRISKETCDIIEKAIERYKDYILYDSVQDMYDNLQHAQGSSLEDVYEKYGDEVHTQAGYIDELNIKIRQPCTRLPHDKMDESYDLFIKRTGAFLWANEVWGALRGLETFSQLVFKGTNEELYIRDTVINDYPRFSHRGILLDSSRHYLFKETIFDVLEAMSQNKMNVLHWHIVDDQSFPYQSKVYPDLSDKGAYHPTFVYTHEDLDEIIEYARMRGIRVMPEFDTPGHTYSWGLSRPDLLTQCYQGTHPVSGYLGPLDPSKNETYRFLKNLFNEVLHVFKDEYIHLGGDEVPMTCWSSNPEVLRLLNKLDGKPDEPINLQNVDPYMYSYDIRKVLEFYEKRLTQDLKEIGRRRKNGVRFVMWQEIMNNNVQLPNDTIIQIWQGDMGDVQRAIDMGYNTLYSTCWYLDLIEYGVKWPKYYNCDPADTSMGYQIDEKKVLGGEACMWAEYVDNENLMTTLWPRASAVAERLWSSKDVKDVDAAGKRLSEHRCRMLSRGLPVGMISGPDYCLRRGHRRDRDNSSNCSVGHCFQSKDTVQIEKINVRVQQRGHNLPVPDCNQIISQGGNMFTIAIVIAAVFLIVAVSIKATGNRMMQGRFCRNKNIFIAFIVVILIYFMCSTSLWMQVLEFKGSFEKRVKSSYTDKG from the exons ATGGGCACACTAGTAGTGATAACCAGCGCTGTTTTGCTGTTATATATATTCTGTGTATCAGCCTATCCACAGCAAGCCAACCAACAGCCACAGGCCTTTCAGG TGAGACTGCCTGATCAACAAGGCAATGAAATCAAGACTGTTGGAGGAGAAGGGGATAAGAAAAATATTGAGTATTATAACTCCCTACTGAAAAAGCGGAAGGCTAAGGTAGGCACTGATGAAGGCAGTGATAAACAGCTTCTAAAGCAACGAGTGAAACGAAAGAAGAAGAGAAGTAAACTACTACAAGACAGTAAGCttcaaatcaataaaaatcaAGCTCCAGTGGGACTTGGAAATTCTCAGGAATTCGTGCAGAGAGCCAACGTACTGCCTCAGAATAATGAGAATAAAGCAGTTCCAGTAGTAGTGGGAGTCAACAGTAATACAGGTGGAGCCAATAATATAGTGGGCGGAGTGAATAACATTGTGGGTGGAGCTAAAATTGGGGACCGGGCTAATGATAATGTAGGGAGTGTTAACAATTTTGAAGGTGGAgttaataataatatcaatgacaacaaaattaaatcaaatataccAAGTGCTTTCAAAGACGATGATAATGATGCTTTAAAAAGAgcagaaaataataataaagttaTGAACTCCAGAGTAAAGGTGATAGAAAGTCTAGGGGCTAAAGAAGTGCCTCGCCAACAGGACAGCGTCCCAGTGCTTCCAGCTAACATCCCGAGAAAGAGCAATCAGGAAAGAGAGAAGCCGGTAGATGTGGTAGGTGGAGCAAATATGCTAAACAATCCAGCTCCGAACAACAACTTCAACCAGGCGGACCCACCCGAACAGAGCATACAGGATCATAAACCTGTTGAAAGTCTGAATGATAATCAAGCAGTTGCTCATGACGAGGTTCAAGACAGTCACGTTGAGGTTGTTCAGAAAAAGGATAATGTCATACATGACAGCAATAACAATGGGGAGGTTCAGGGGGCTGGACATGTGATCCATAATCAGGAAAATAACTTCCAGGACAATAACAGGAACTGGCAGCCTGTCAACAACAACCCTCCAATTCAGCAGCAGCAACGTCAACAACCCAACAACAAACCAAAGAAACAGGACAGCCAGCGTATCATGTGGGACTGGAGCGACTTCCTTATCAACTATGAACAGTATGTCATGCCGGAACAAAAGGTACGACGTGCACCGCACGCTACATCAGGGGAACCGTGGCCGCTGCCTCAATATTATATCACATCACAAACGAAATTGTTCCGGCTGGACCGAGAAAAGTTTCATTTTCGTATCTCCAAAGAAACCTGTGACATCATTGAAAAGGCTATAGAGCGatacaaggattatattttgTACGACAGTGTTCAggatatgtatgataatctacaACATGCCCAGGGTTCAAGTCTGGAGGATGTGTACGAGAAATACGGAGATGAGGTCCACACGCAGGCAGGTTACATTGACGAACTCAATATTAAGATTCGACAACCCTGTACTAGACTCCCTCATGACAAGATGGATGAATCAT ACGACCTCTTTATCAAACGGACTGGAGCGTTTTTATGGGCCAACGAAGTCTGGGGCGCTTTGCGTGGACTGGAAACCTTCAGTCAGCTGGTATTCAAGGGCACAAATGAAGAA CTGTACATCAGAGATACGGTGATCAACGATTACCCTCGTTTCTCACATCGTGGTATACTTCTGGACTCATCCCGACATTATCTTTTTAAAGAAACCATCTTTGATGTTCTG GAAGCAATGTCACAAAACAAGATGAATGTGTTACATTGGCATATTGTTGACGACCAGTCGTTCCCATACCAGAGTAAAGTCTACCCTGATCTTAGTGACAAG GGAGCTTACCATCCTACATTTGTGTATACCCATGAAGATCTGGATGAGATCATCGAGTACGCTCGTATGCGTGGGATTCGTGTCATGCCAGAGTTTGATACACccg GACATACTTATTCCTGGGGCCTGAGTCGACCAGATCTACTAACCCAGTGTTACCAAGGAACCCACCCAGTCTCTGGCTACCTGGGGCCCCTCGACCCAAGCAAAAATGAGACATACCGCTTCCTCAAGAACCTTTTCAATGAAGTCCTTCATGTCTTCAAGGATGAGTACATTCATCTGGGAGGGGATGAGGTTCCTATGACCTGTTG GTCATCTAACCCAGAAGTCCTAAGACTGCTGAACAAACTGGATGGAAAACCAGACGAACCCATCAACCTTCAGAATGTTGATCCTTACATGTACAGCTATGATATCAGAAAGGTCCTTGAGTTCTATGAAAAAAG actGACACAAGATTTGAAGGAAATAGGTCGCAGAAGAAAGAATGGAGTGCGATTTGTTATGTGGCAAGAGATTATGAATAATAATGTGCAG CTGCCCAACGACACCATCATCCAGATCTGGCAGGGAGATATGGGTGACGTCCAGCGAGCCATAGACATGGGATACAACACATTGTATTCCACCTGTTGGTATCTAGATCTCATCGAGTACGGCGTCAAATGGCCAAAGTATTACAATTGTGATCCCGCCGACACCAGCATGG GCTACCAGATTGACGAGAAGAAAGTTCTCGGTGGTGAAGCCTGTATGTGGGCTGAATATGTGGACAACGAAAACTTAATGACAACTCTGTG GCCTCGAGCATCGGCTGTGGCAGAGAGATTATGGAGCAGTAAAGATGTAAAGGATGTTGACGCTGCCGGTAAACGTCTGTCTGAACATCGATGTCGCATGCTCAG TCGAGGCCTACCGGTAGGTATGATCAGCGGTCCAGACTATTGTCTCCGACGAGGACATCGACGTGACCGAGACAACTCCTCCAACTGCTCCGTTGGTCACTGCTTCCAGAGCAAGGACACTGTCCAGATAGAGAAGATCAATGTCCGAGTCCAACAGAGGGGTCACAATCTACCAGTGCCAGACTGTAACCAG